From the Xenopus laevis strain J_2021 chromosome 7L, Xenopus_laevis_v10.1, whole genome shotgun sequence genome, the window TTCATGCTGCTCCACCAAACCTCCAAATAGACCAACTGGCTGTGTTGTTTGTTGCTGTGTACCCCAGTAACGTTATTTCATACACTGGCTACTATGCTGTCACTTCAGTGAGTTTATTGTGATTAGATAACTAATGAAATAACTGTGAGCCCATTTAGAAGGCAGACTATGCAAGCCAACAGATAAGCAGATGTATAGATGCTGCCTAAGATTCAGTAGTTGTTAAATAAACAACCTGGGTAATTatggtacatttttttcttatcagGTCACGTAGCAGGAGACAGTTTGATAGAAATTGGTGCTGGACCCGTGATATATCATATTGTATCTGCTTCAGAGCGATTTAACACCATCTACCTGACTGATTATTGTGAAGAAAGTTTACATGAAATAGATAAATGTCTGCAAGGGAAAAAAGATGCTTTTGATTGGAcaccatattttaaatatgtatgtaaacTGGAGGGCAACAGGTGAGTGTTtcaatactgtatatctgaatTGATGCTAGAGAATGAGACTGAGAAAAAGAGGGTAGTTTAAACTGGTGGCAGGATGGGATACaatagaaaccccattttacatatttcaggggactagaaaaaattgtataaaatccaGAAAATGTTAAATCGGggaatatattatgcattatatattgctgggaccacaacattttttaaaatgaggtAAATTGTAAAATCagagtatgtaaaattgaggttccactgtatttgaATACTCATTTCATTAAAATTTGTACAGCTTGCAACACAAGTGAATTGCCAAATTCTGCTGATCCAGTTAATTGGTTGGCTGATAAGTCAAATCACACATGATGACACTATACAATTGTACAATGCAGAGGGCCAGTGATCAAACTAGTTTCTAGCAAACTGTTACTGGCCAAAGTAGCCACATATCTGAGCCCTTACagggacactaaacccaaccATAAAGATGTACCATTGCGCCAGCTAGTTGTATATAGAATATAACAGATTTTGCTGCTCTACAGCTCCCACAATGCCTGAACCTTGATTTAATATTAaagtattctgggatttgtagtccagcaataacTGAGTAAAGTGTGGTTATGCAGTTCAGTACAGTTTTGTGTCCCTTTAAACTAGTTAATTAAACTAATTAATTAAAGGGTGatccacccaaaaacagtttttttacattatgaCAGAAACTGTGATTCTCAccaacaataaattaaaaaatgttcattgaataaactttaatgcaaaagaaaaaaaacaatcgcTGGTTTCAATTGCAATTATTTACAATTAATTATAATATCGCTAACAATTTATATTCTTACTTTAATTGTAATTGCTGGTGAAGGCATTATTTGtatatccctttctgttctgacTTTTGACACGGTGTAACAGaaatttatttttcaggcctGTTAACTTTAAAACTGCTGAAAATGATTATGTATATAGGAAAGGTTACTAGAATTACAATTTCATTCtctaaaaacagtttttggtGGGTAATTTTAGTTGTTATTAGCAATGGGGTCATTGTAAATGTAACAAAAGAGGGAGAGAATTGTGGCACCGACAGCATCAGCCATTTAATCCCCCTTGATTTGCCAAAAGCATGATTAGCAGTGTAAAAGGTATCTAAAAATGAtaaggaaaatgttttaaaaagttacaacagtaaaaaaaaagagcatGCGTTAAATTTTTTTGAGGGAGCTTAGCTTTCCCATAAACTTAAACTCACATCTCTCTGCTGCATGGTTGATTGAATTTTTGCAGTTTATTATAGATTTATCCTTTGGCTTTACTAGTGAGCTAGTTAGGACATGTATATAGAAAGAGAAGTGAACCATCAGAAGTTGCTTGGTATTTGCTGCAGCAAACAGTGATTATAATCTGCCATCCAGTATCCAGCATCCTTAATGTGACCTGTATAATTGCTATGGTTGAGCATGAGTGTTGAGACCTGTGCTTCCCCCTTGAATAGTGCAGTCTGCATTCAGAAGTGTTTTATCCAAGAATAATGGGAGGGAGGAGGAATGTAGGCACCACTACTCTTCACCTAACTTGCACATAATTAGGGAGCAGCAGAAGACACAGGCCACAACCAGGCCCTGAACTTAGTGGACATGACTTGCCTTGACAAGCCTGGGTGTGGTCTTCCACCCCAGGAAATAGGGTGTATCTTACAGTTATACTTTCTATGGATATATCATTCTCATTGCTTAGTAAGGATAGCAATTCACATGTATAactatatcataataaaaaaatattgttaaagtatttttatagagaagAATTAAAAGATGTAATGGCATTATAAAACAATTCAAAGTTGTACATACTGACTCTgctaatttcactttttttaggTCCACTCCAAAGGATAAAATGGAAACGATGAAAAGGAATATTAAACTAATGAAGTGTGATGTCACACTGGCTAATCCACTACAACCAAACACAGTTCCCCAAGCAGACTGTGTCATAGTCGCAGGATGCCTTATATGTGCTTGTAAAACCCCCGATGATTTCCAAAATGCTTTAAATAACATTGCATCCTTAGTAAAACCAGGGGGGTATCTGATTATTGTTGACTACCTGGGTGCCTCCTATTACCTGATCGGTCAAACGAAGCTGAATGTTCTTTCTCTTGATGAGAACATTGTCAAGCAAACCGTAACAGCCGCTGGATTTTCCATAGAGGAGTTTAAGGTTGGGAACAACTTTGGCATTCCCCATGAGATTTTTAATTGTAAGGAGGTGTTCTGTCTCCTTGCTAAGAAGTGAAAAAATACATCTTTATTATTGGAATTCTTCCAGACAGAGTTGCTGCATCTTTTGGATAAGTACAGCTTAAAGGGAATGTTTTCCAATGAGCTGTGTTTGTTAGTGAGACATAGTAATATGATAAACATGAGACACCATGTCTTATACTGGAGCACTGTCCAGTACTAACTCTGTACTAGCAGTCTCTGTAGGAACTCCTGCCAAGGTCAAGTGACCCTGAAGTGACATCCTGATTTACTTTCATTGAGAAATTGTTTATGACATTTTTGTTGATTTGTTGGCAAATAATAAAGAGAGCCTGCAAATAGTATTGGGTGTCCATGGAATTTTCCctttacatatttattatcaGAGGGGGCAAGCATGCTTCTTAATTGTTTATCACAACTAGATATACTGACTTGTGCACACATACTTTACTTTACAGGTTAGAGCTCTCTGAAAGCCagtcaaattctcccatccccTTCTCTGCAAACCAATTCTGTTTGgaccttaagatggccatacatgggccaagaaaagctgctgacagacgtagtcggcagcttattggccagtgtatggggccctcagacagAGTGTGAGCAATGGCATGTTAATTTATATTGTAGTGGCTCTATTGAGAACAATGAAAGCTGTGGTTTAAGGTGACACTGACACTAACAAAAGTACTCTTCAAAAcattaatctgcattaaaatttgcttataagccaagttgatCATTTTCCACTGACAGGTCAGCTTTTGTACTTcaaattgttatttgaagttccaaAACCTGACCGGTTTGCCAACTTGACTGTTCCTTCTCAATCTGTCAATTAGAGTttctaacagactactgctgcacaaaatgGTAATGAAAAAGCATTGACTAGATACTTTTATAGCAGATGGCACTGCACGGCgcagaatttctttttttataaaaagcgaatatcgggagagggggtctgggggtcagggcccaccagtccgaccctgcttctgCAGAATCTTGCAAACaccttcaaatttttaaaaaaggtacCAGCAACTTTTATTCATGCACATGCACAGAATTAATAACTCATTTAACCACTTTCTAATCTCTGCAAtatagtgattttttttgctgcatttctgATCTCAGTAGCTAAATGCACAGTGTGGGCTGAGAGTTACATAGGACAAACATTCCTGGATTCTGACTATGGACCTCATGGCACAGGGCTCACCAGCAGACTCTCTGTTAGCTGTAAAATGTAGATACAGAAACATTTCCATCTTGCTGTCTACACTCTCTCCATTTGAAACAGGGCTCATTGAGAAATGTACGTTTCCAAGGCATCAGAATCAACAAAGTTCATTTGAAATCACGAGTCTTTGCAGACGACCTGCTACAAAATGCCAATGGTTAACTGGAGGAAAGAGTTTGGGTCCATTTCAGGCTACAAATAAATGTCAATAAATCAGAAACTATGAAAATTAATATAACCATTACGGGGTCTCTCCTTTGAAAATTAAATCTTAAAAATCCTAAACCCCATTTAACTTACTTAGGGCTTAAAATTCCAGCAGATCTGAGGAAACTCTATGCTTTGAATCTCACTCCAGCTATTAACAAGGTGCTTTCCCTTTATCATAAATGGAAAAATTCTCCCCTGAATTTAAAAGGGAAGattgttctttttaaaatgttaatttttcccAAACTAATCTACCTGCTgactaaaggataagtaaatgaatgtaaaattgatgaggggatattctaagcacttttggaatgtacattcattatctattttgttttcaaagatattaaagtggacccgtcacccagacataaaaatctgtataataaaagtccttcttaaattaaatatgaaatccaatttcttttttttattaaagcattcatagctgttgtaaactcatttaaaaatatcagctgtcaatcaagtattgcctaccccgcctctatgcctaggcatagaggcggggcaagcaattactttcactttccattcagcacttcctagatgtcaccgctctccctacattctcccagctctcttaacgatttaattgtgtaaacaGGGCATGGGGATatacattgggtccctgtcccctggtgcacaaacaagattctgagatgatacaaggcttgccttaataacagtgtccacaaaatggctccttcctggttgctatatttatgagttcccagactgatggaaacaatattcaaataatttatacagtgtaattaaagttcattttgcttgactaacatgataaaataagatttggataattttttttgggtgacgggtcccctttaagttaatattATACATGTACtggtaatatgaatgaattttgttacaacagcgccacctgctggtcattttcccactattttaactaataataaaaacctttctcaaatctttgctAAGCAGAAgcacatcagaacagcctctttctttctcctgacaacttccttgactacttggtggtcagaatagtGGGAAACTGACCCGCAGGttgtgctgttgtaacaaaattccttcacataaacagtacatgtatcccttaatatcttggaattaaaacaaaataaataatgaatttacattgcaaaagtgcttagaatagcactctcatcaattttacattcacttattttaaaggttaacatATCCTTTAACTTGCTACTTCTATTAAAACATTCTGATATTAAAGCAgtaaccagtaacataaaaaagaatgtaaaaaaatttttttgtacttaatgaaaaaaaacaccaggacacttttaactttaaataactt encodes:
- the LOC108696503 gene encoding nicotinamide N-methyltransferase, giving the protein MQTRVCSLCCVSSACSSQPASSCCVASAFRTPLGCLLDIRTGDMESDSETHSTCDNNFDARKYLEVYYGVDPKTQQVDVESKFVLGFLHDVFVSGHVAGDSLIEIGAGPVIYHIVSASERFNTIYLTDYCEESLHEIDKCLQGKKDAFDWTPYFKYVCKLEGNRSTPKDKMETMKRNIKLMKCDVTLANPLQPNTVPQADCVIVAGCLICACKTPDDFQNALNNIASLVKPGGYLIIVDYLGASYYLIGQTKLNVLSLDENIVKQTVTAAGFSIEEFKVGNNFGIPHEIFNCKEVFCLLAKK